In Sulfitobacter sp. OXR-159, one DNA window encodes the following:
- a CDS encoding energy transducer TonB has product MHTGHYISGAGHLGLIGWLLFGSIFTSEPEPVEMTEVSVISAAEYDALVAAQQPPASATEVAQPAPPEVSEETPEVTAEPDTQIEQPEPVQTETPPEDLPPEVTELELPPQTQVDDTPPEMNEPVGDTAVLVPEIAPEARPREAPRVAPEPVEQPDPELRPDLDEQPAVAPDAEAEAETVVEEPQEARTPEDSTTEIVTEADKAPAASARPPGRRPTPPPPVEVAEAPEEPAETPAPAPTPEPTPEPEPTPEPVEEPTTSSSTEDAIADALSEVLGQPETTAPVPSGPPLSSGERESLRVAVSACWNIGALSTEAARTTVVVGMQMNTDGTPVASSIRLLSSSGGSDTAARQAFEAAKRAVIRCGSSGYKLPQEKYSQWQDIEMTFDPMRSR; this is encoded by the coding sequence GTGCATACCGGGCATTACATATCAGGTGCCGGGCATCTGGGTCTTATCGGCTGGCTGTTGTTTGGAAGCATCTTCACCTCCGAGCCTGAGCCCGTTGAGATGACCGAGGTCTCGGTGATCTCGGCCGCCGAATATGACGCGCTGGTCGCGGCCCAGCAGCCGCCCGCGTCGGCCACCGAAGTGGCCCAGCCCGCGCCGCCGGAGGTAAGCGAAGAGACCCCCGAAGTGACGGCAGAGCCGGACACGCAGATCGAACAGCCAGAGCCGGTGCAGACCGAAACCCCGCCCGAAGACCTCCCCCCCGAGGTGACGGAACTGGAGTTGCCGCCGCAGACCCAAGTGGATGACACGCCGCCCGAGATGAACGAGCCGGTGGGCGATACCGCCGTGCTGGTGCCCGAAATCGCGCCCGAAGCCCGCCCGCGCGAAGCGCCGCGTGTGGCCCCAGAACCGGTAGAGCAGCCTGACCCCGAACTGCGCCCCGATCTGGACGAGCAGCCCGCCGTAGCACCAGATGCCGAAGCCGAGGCGGAAACCGTCGTGGAAGAGCCGCAAGAGGCCCGCACGCCTGAGGACAGCACGACCGAGATCGTCACCGAAGCCGACAAAGCGCCGGCGGCTTCTGCGCGTCCGCCGGGCCGCCGCCCGACACCGCCGCCGCCTGTCGAGGTGGCCGAGGCACCGGAAGAACCCGCCGAGACGCCAGCGCCCGCCCCGACGCCCGAACCAACGCCCGAGCCTGAGCCAACCCCGGAGCCCGTTGAGGAACCCACGACCTCCAGCTCGACCGAAGATGCCATCGCGGATGCGCTGAGCGAAGTCTTGGGCCAGCCTGAGACAACCGCGCCTGTGCCAAGCGGCCCGCCGCTGTCATCGGGTGAGCGCGAGTCTCTGCGCGTCGCGGTATCGGCCTGCTGGAACATCGGCGCGCTGTCGACCGAAGCGGCGCGTACCACGGTCGTTGTCGGCATGCAGATGAACACCGACGGCACGCCCGTGGCCAGTTCGATCCGCCTGCTGAGTTCCAGCGGTGGCAGCGACACCGCCGCACGTCAGGCCTTTGAAGCCGCGAAACGCGCGGTCATTCGTTGCGGCAGCAGCGGTTACAAACTGCCGCAGGAAAAATACAGCCAATGGCAAGACATCGAGATGACATTCGACCCAATGAGGAGCCGATAA
- a CDS encoding MOSC domain-containing protein: MPELRKTDHVAEITWLGMVPQDRENIRSVAMDQARATYAGFEGDFHAGLTRPACVRVRNLHPKGTEIRNTRQLSILSAEEMAQIAAAMDLPELDPTLLGASIILKGIPDFTLVPPGSRLQNAHGATLVVDIENGPCNLPAREIEVDAPGHGKGFKPAAQGKRGVTAWVEREGPLAVGDRLTLFVPNQPVWPHLG; encoded by the coding sequence ATGCCCGAGCTACGCAAGACAGACCATGTCGCCGAAATCACTTGGCTGGGCATGGTCCCTCAGGATCGCGAAAACATCCGCTCGGTCGCGATGGATCAGGCGCGGGCGACCTATGCAGGCTTTGAGGGGGATTTCCACGCCGGGCTGACCCGTCCGGCCTGCGTCCGCGTGCGCAACCTGCATCCTAAGGGCACGGAAATTCGCAATACCCGCCAGTTGTCTATCCTCTCGGCCGAAGAGATGGCGCAGATTGCCGCCGCCATGGACCTGCCTGAGCTTGACCCGACCCTGCTGGGCGCGTCGATTATCCTCAAAGGCATCCCGGACTTTACGCTCGTCCCGCCCGGATCGCGGCTGCAAAACGCCCATGGCGCCACCTTGGTGGTGGATATCGAAAATGGCCCCTGCAATCTGCCCGCGCGTGAGATTGAGGTTGACGCCCCCGGCCATGGCAAGGGCTTCAAACCCGCCGCGCAGGGCAAACGCGGCGTGACCGCTTGGGTCGAGCGGGAAGGGCCGCTGGCCGTGGGCGACAGGTTGACGCTTTTCGTGCCGAACCAGCCCGTCTGGCCGCACCTCGGCTGA
- the tolQ gene encoding protein TolQ translates to MEAETLALAQGIDFSLWGLFAKATVTVKLVMIMLIGASFWSWSIIVQKTIQYRKARAEAAQFDQAFWSGEPLDGLFDTIGADPDGPSEKIFAAGMSEWRRSHREDGALIPGATARIDRSMDVAISKEAERLQKGLPVLATVGSTAPFVGLFGTVFGIMNSFIEIAAQQNTNLAVVAPGIAEALLATGIGLLAAIPAVVFYNKLSADSDRILGNYEAFSDEFATILSRQLDS, encoded by the coding sequence ATGGAAGCAGAGACGCTGGCATTGGCACAGGGGATTGATTTCTCCCTGTGGGGTCTGTTCGCGAAGGCGACAGTCACGGTCAAACTTGTAATGATCATGCTGATCGGGGCCTCTTTCTGGTCTTGGTCGATCATCGTTCAAAAGACCATCCAGTACCGCAAAGCCCGTGCTGAGGCCGCGCAGTTCGATCAGGCGTTCTGGTCGGGCGAGCCGCTCGACGGGCTCTTTGACACCATCGGCGCTGACCCGGATGGACCCTCAGAAAAAATCTTCGCCGCTGGCATGTCGGAATGGCGCCGCTCGCACCGCGAAGATGGCGCGTTGATCCCCGGCGCCACCGCACGGATTGACCGCTCCATGGATGTGGCGATCTCAAAAGAAGCTGAGCGTTTGCAAAAGGGGCTGCCGGTCTTGGCGACGGTGGGCTCAACTGCACCGTTTGTCGGCTTGTTCGGGACGGTCTTCGGCATTATGAACTCGTTCATTGAGATCGCCGCGCAACAAAACACCAACCTCGCCGTCGTCGCCCCCGGTATTGCCGAGGCACTGCTGGCGACCGGTATCGGCCTTCTGGCCGCGATCCCGGCGGTTGTGTTCTACAATAAACTGAGCGCCGACAGCGACCGCATCCTTGGCAATTACGAGGCCTTCTCGGACGAATTCGCCACCATCCTCAGCCGCCAGTTGGACAGCTAA
- the pal gene encoding peptidoglycan-associated lipoprotein Pal, with protein MKRILTSTLLISALAVSACTNPDRFGADGMGGAGANAGAGVNAGVVPGSANDPTSTAYFQQAVGDRVLFLVDQSTLTDQGRATLDGQVAWLQTNTDYQAVIEGHADEQGTREYNIALGGRRANAVREYMISRGVAASRLKTISYGKERPIEICSEEACYAKNRRAVTVLAGGALTS; from the coding sequence ATGAAACGCATTTTGACCAGCACGCTTTTGATTTCCGCATTGGCCGTGTCGGCCTGTACAAACCCCGACCGTTTTGGTGCCGATGGCATGGGCGGCGCCGGGGCCAATGCAGGCGCAGGGGTCAACGCCGGCGTGGTGCCGGGCAGCGCGAACGACCCCACCTCCACCGCCTATTTCCAGCAGGCTGTCGGCGACCGGGTGCTGTTCCTCGTGGACCAATCCACGCTGACCGACCAAGGCCGTGCCACGCTCGACGGGCAGGTGGCTTGGCTGCAGACCAATACGGATTATCAAGCCGTGATCGAAGGTCACGCGGATGAGCAGGGCACCCGTGAATACAACATCGCGCTTGGCGGTCGTCGTGCCAATGCCGTGCGCGAGTATATGATTTCCCGCGGTGTTGCGGCATCGCGCCTCAAGACCATCAGCTATGGCAAAGAGCGCCCGATCGAGATCTGCTCGGAAGAGGCCTGCTATGCCAAAAACCGCCGTGCCGTGACCGTTCTGGCCGGTGGCGCACTGACCAGCTAA
- a CDS encoding YbgC/FadM family acyl-CoA thioesterase, with the protein MSHSFPVRIFYEDTDMAGVVYYANYLRYIERARSDIVEQIGLDQRAMRDEGLVFVVTRVEADYLGAARFGDRLEVQTTHQAEGPVRWVFDQDVLRDGKVIFRAKVTAVCMTTAGKPTRLPAKLRLSDGDPAA; encoded by the coding sequence ATGAGCCATAGCTTTCCGGTCCGCATTTTCTACGAAGACACCGACATGGCGGGCGTGGTCTACTACGCCAACTACCTGCGCTATATCGAACGGGCTCGGTCGGATATCGTCGAACAGATTGGCCTTGATCAACGCGCCATGCGAGACGAAGGGCTGGTCTTTGTCGTAACGCGGGTAGAGGCGGATTATCTGGGTGCTGCACGCTTTGGCGACCGGTTGGAGGTGCAGACCACCCATCAGGCCGAAGGGCCGGTGCGTTGGGTGTTTGACCAAGACGTGCTACGCGATGGCAAGGTCATCTTTCGCGCCAAAGTCACCGCCGTTTGCATGACCACGGCCGGGAAACCCACCCGTTTGCCAGCGAAACTCCGCCTGTCGGACGGCGATCCTGCGGCCTGA
- the tolR gene encoding protein TolR, whose product MGAGVMKKQGGKGRRRGRAQPMAEINVTPFVDVMLVLLIIFMVAAPLLTVGVPVELPKTAATALPSEQEEPLTVTLTAEGAVQIQTTDTPRDQLITKLRAIASERASDRVFLRADGKVSYAQVMEVMGALNAGGFSNIGLVTDIGGPALDGSDTSGG is encoded by the coding sequence ATGGGCGCAGGTGTCATGAAAAAACAAGGTGGCAAGGGGCGGCGTCGCGGACGCGCACAGCCGATGGCCGAGATCAACGTCACGCCTTTCGTCGATGTGATGCTGGTGCTCTTGATCATCTTCATGGTCGCGGCTCCGCTGCTGACTGTGGGCGTGCCGGTGGAATTGCCCAAGACCGCCGCCACGGCCCTGCCATCCGAGCAGGAAGAGCCGCTGACCGTTACGCTCACCGCCGAGGGGGCCGTGCAAATCCAAACCACCGACACGCCCCGCGACCAACTGATCACCAAACTGCGGGCGATCGCCTCTGAACGGGCCAGCGACCGGGTGTTTTTGCGCGCGGATGGCAAAGTGTCTTATGCGCAGGTCATGGAAGTCATGGGCGCGCTCAACGCAGGCGGCTTTTCCAACATCGGTCTGGTGACCGACATCGGTGGCCCGGCGTTGGACGGCAGCGACACGTCGGGTGGCTGA
- the ybgF gene encoding tol-pal system protein YbgF: MGLMTAPAALMAQDNDQTLADIRQQLTVLSVEVQKLRRELSTTGGGSVETGGSSVLERVGTMESELQRLTSKTEEMENRINRIVADGTNRIGDLEYRLVELEGGDLGALGETSTLGGGEAPTVVAPAPEADREVVEMTPGSGGAAPSNGIITPINEAELAVSEKTDFERAQGALANGDFRSAADLFATFSQTYPGGPLAAEAEMRRGEALTGLGDNREAARAYLAAFSTDPEGPVAPKSLFELGRALGVLEQTQEACVTLAEVAVRFPGAPQVSQAEAQRQTLGCS, translated from the coding sequence ATGGGGCTGATGACCGCCCCCGCCGCGCTTATGGCGCAGGACAACGATCAGACGCTGGCGGACATCCGCCAGCAGTTGACCGTGCTCAGTGTCGAGGTGCAAAAGCTGCGCCGCGAACTTTCGACCACGGGCGGCGGCTCGGTTGAGACCGGCGGCAGCTCTGTGCTTGAGCGTGTCGGCACCATGGAAAGCGAATTGCAACGCCTCACCTCCAAGACCGAGGAGATGGAGAACCGGATCAACCGGATCGTGGCCGATGGCACCAACCGGATCGGGGATCTGGAATACCGTTTGGTCGAGCTTGAAGGCGGCGATCTGGGCGCGCTCGGAGAGACCTCGACCCTCGGCGGAGGGGAGGCTCCAACCGTGGTCGCACCCGCCCCCGAAGCCGACCGCGAGGTGGTTGAGATGACCCCCGGCAGCGGTGGCGCAGCACCTTCAAACGGCATCATCACCCCCATCAACGAGGCAGAGCTGGCGGTCAGCGAAAAGACCGATTTCGAGCGGGCGCAGGGGGCGCTCGCAAACGGTGACTTTCGCAGCGCCGCCGATCTCTTTGCGACCTTCAGTCAGACCTACCCCGGTGGTCCGCTAGCCGCCGAAGCCGAGATGCGCCGCGGCGAAGCGCTGACCGGTTTGGGCGACAACCGCGAAGCGGCTCGTGCCTATCTCGCGGCCTTCAGCACCGATCCCGAAGGGCCAGTGGCCCCCAAGTCGCTGTTTGAGTTGGGGCGCGCGCTTGGCGTGTTGGAGCAAACACAAGAGGCCTGCGTGACCCTCGCGGAGGTTGCCGTGCGTTTCCCGGGCGCCCCGCAGGTGAGCCAAGCCGAAGCGCAGCGCCAGACGCTGGGTTGTTCCTAA
- the ftsH gene encoding ATP-dependent zinc metalloprotease FtsH: protein MGNVRNLAFWVVLMLLVLALFNLFSGSSGSLQNNEVSYSEFVTSVQDGDVRNVTLDGEQVRFRKADGADYLTIKPGDAELTQLLISNDIPVKARPQQQSGFQTFLMSLLPIALLIGVWIYFMNRMQGGGKGGAMGFGKSKAKMLTEKQGRVTFDDVAGIDEAKEELEEIVEFLRNPQKFSRLGGKIPKGALLVGPPGTGKTLLARAIAGEAGVPFFTISGSDFVEMFVGVGASRVRDMFEQAKKNAPCIVFIDEIDAVGRHRGAGYGGGNDEREQTLNQLLVEMDGFESNEGVIILAATNRRDVLDPALLRPGRFDRQVTVPNPDIKGREKILSVHARKTPLGPDVDLRIIARGTPGFSGADLANLVNEAALMAARVGRRFVTMVDFEQAKDKVMMGPERRSMVMTAEQKEMTAYHEAGHALVGMTLPKCDPVYKATIIPRGGALGMVMSLPEIDRLNMFKDECHQRLAMAMAGKAAEIHKYGPDSVSNGPAGDIQQASALARAMVLQWGMSDKVGNIDYSEAAQGYQGNTAGFSVSANTKELVEKEVQQFIQDGYDHAMKIISEKEVEFERLAQGLLEYETLTGDEIKRVMDGLPPAEDSDDDNSDAGSAPSVTAIPKAKGKKTPPKDGGMEPEPSV, encoded by the coding sequence TTGGGAAATGTTCGTAACCTCGCCTTCTGGGTTGTCCTGATGTTGCTGGTACTGGCGCTGTTCAACCTGTTCAGCGGGTCCAGCGGGTCGCTGCAAAACAACGAGGTCAGCTATTCCGAATTCGTCACCTCCGTACAGGATGGTGATGTCCGTAATGTGACATTGGATGGCGAGCAGGTTCGGTTCCGCAAGGCGGATGGCGCCGACTACCTGACGATCAAACCCGGCGATGCCGAGCTGACCCAGCTTTTGATCTCCAACGATATTCCGGTCAAAGCGCGTCCGCAGCAACAGTCTGGTTTCCAGACTTTCCTGATGTCGCTTCTGCCCATCGCGCTGCTGATCGGTGTGTGGATCTACTTCATGAACCGCATGCAGGGCGGCGGCAAAGGCGGGGCGATGGGCTTTGGCAAATCCAAGGCCAAGATGCTGACCGAAAAGCAGGGCCGCGTGACCTTTGACGACGTGGCGGGCATCGATGAGGCCAAGGAAGAGCTTGAGGAAATCGTCGAATTCCTGCGCAACCCGCAGAAATTCTCGCGCCTTGGCGGCAAGATCCCCAAAGGCGCGTTGCTGGTGGGCCCTCCGGGCACCGGTAAGACGCTGCTGGCCCGCGCCATCGCGGGTGAGGCGGGCGTGCCCTTCTTCACTATCTCCGGCTCCGACTTTGTCGAGATGTTCGTAGGCGTCGGCGCGTCCCGCGTGCGCGACATGTTCGAACAGGCCAAGAAAAATGCCCCTTGTATCGTCTTCATCGACGAGATCGATGCCGTGGGTCGCCACCGGGGTGCCGGTTATGGCGGCGGCAACGACGAGCGTGAGCAGACCTTGAACCAGCTTCTGGTCGAGATGGACGGTTTTGAGAGCAACGAAGGTGTCATCATCCTCGCCGCGACCAACCGCCGTGACGTGCTTGACCCCGCGCTGCTGCGTCCGGGCCGTTTCGACCGTCAGGTGACCGTGCCGAACCCCGACATCAAAGGTCGCGAGAAGATCCTCTCGGTCCACGCGCGCAAGACCCCACTGGGGCCGGATGTTGACCTGCGCATCATCGCGCGCGGCACGCCGGGCTTTTCGGGCGCGGATTTGGCGAACCTGGTGAATGAGGCCGCTCTGATGGCTGCCCGTGTCGGCCGCCGTTTCGTCACCATGGTCGATTTCGAACAGGCCAAGGACAAGGTGATGATGGGGCCAGAGCGCCGCTCGATGGTGATGACCGCCGAGCAGAAGGAGATGACCGCCTATCATGAAGCCGGTCACGCGCTGGTCGGCATGACGCTGCCGAAATGCGACCCGGTCTACAAAGCCACGATCATCCCGCGCGGCGGCGCGCTTGGCATGGTGATGAGCCTGCCCGAAATCGACCGGCTGAACATGTTCAAGGACGAATGCCACCAGCGTTTGGCCATGGCCATGGCCGGCAAGGCGGCGGAAATCCACAAATACGGCCCCGATTCCGTGTCCAACGGCCCGGCGGGCGACATCCAGCAGGCCAGCGCTCTGGCCCGTGCGATGGTGCTGCAATGGGGCATGTCCGATAAGGTCGGCAACATCGACTATTCCGAAGCCGCGCAGGGCTATCAGGGCAATACCGCTGGGTTCTCCGTCTCGGCCAACACCAAGGAGTTGGTTGAAAAAGAGGTGCAGCAGTTCATCCAAGACGGCTATGACCATGCGATGAAAATCATCTCGGAGAAAGAGGTGGAGTTCGAGCGTCTGGCCCAAGGTCTGCTGGAATATGAGACCCTCACCGGCGATGAGATCAAACGTGTCATGGATGGTCTGCCGCCTGCCGAAGACTCCGATGACGACAACTCCGACGCGGGCAGCGCACCCAGCGTCACCGCGATCCCCAAGGCGAAGGGCAAGAAAACCCCGCCGAAGGATGGCGGAATGGAGCCTGAACCTTCGGTGTGA
- the tilS gene encoding tRNA lysidine(34) synthetase TilS, with translation MTAPAATADAALAKGLLAGLGGTLPPRLGVAVSGGGDSMALLSLLHGLSAAAGTDLETVTVDHGLRPEAAGEAAFVARRASALGLSHETLRWRGWDGQGNLQNAAREARYRLMADWAERRGLPCVALGHTADDQAETVLMRLARRSGVDGLSAMAPRSKRHGIIWLRPLLFARREALRGHLRRAAVEWVDDPSNDDPRFARIQTRQSLAALAPLGIDVEALAEVARNMATAREALKSQTDRTAGDILRMEAGAQVMQAEGFFAAPEEIRRRLMIHALGQVNGGTYPPRRGPVAALIAGLAEGQAATLGGCQALLRRGEIWVFREYNAVRDLRVPADQLWDRRWRATPPEGLPQGAELRALGAEGLAQCPDWRRLGRPRAMLLSTPAIWEGARLLAAPLAGLVEKWHVQRESGAECNETAPLSH, from the coding sequence ATGACTGCGCCTGCCGCGACGGCTGATGCAGCGCTGGCCAAGGGGCTGCTGGCGGGGCTGGGCGGTACGCTGCCCCCTCGCCTAGGCGTTGCAGTCTCGGGCGGGGGCGATTCCATGGCTCTGCTGTCGCTGTTGCATGGGCTTTCGGCAGCGGCGGGCACAGATCTTGAAACCGTGACTGTCGACCATGGTCTGCGCCCCGAAGCCGCCGGAGAGGCCGCCTTCGTCGCGCGACGTGCCAGCGCTCTGGGCTTGTCGCATGAAACACTGCGCTGGCGGGGGTGGGACGGGCAAGGCAACCTGCAAAACGCGGCGCGTGAGGCGCGATATCGGCTGATGGCCGATTGGGCAGAGCGGCGCGGGCTGCCCTGCGTGGCGCTTGGCCATACGGCGGACGATCAGGCCGAAACGGTGCTGATGCGATTGGCCCGCCGGTCGGGGGTGGACGGCCTGTCGGCCATGGCGCCGCGCAGCAAGCGGCACGGCATCATATGGCTGCGCCCGCTGCTTTTTGCCCGACGTGAGGCATTGCGAGGGCATCTGAGGCGCGCGGCCGTTGAGTGGGTCGACGACCCCAGCAACGATGACCCGCGTTTCGCCCGCATTCAAACCCGTCAAAGTCTTGCCGCCCTCGCGCCGCTTGGCATCGACGTAGAGGCCTTGGCCGAGGTGGCGCGCAACATGGCCACCGCCCGGGAGGCGCTGAAAAGCCAGACCGACAGAACGGCAGGCGATATTCTGCGCATGGAGGCGGGCGCACAGGTGATGCAGGCCGAGGGCTTTTTTGCCGCGCCCGAAGAGATCCGCCGCCGCTTGATGATTCATGCGCTTGGGCAGGTCAACGGCGGCACCTACCCCCCGCGCCGCGGCCCCGTGGCGGCCCTGATCGCGGGGTTGGCCGAGGGGCAGGCGGCCACGCTGGGGGGCTGTCAGGCGCTGCTTCGGCGCGGTGAAATCTGGGTCTTTCGGGAATATAACGCGGTGCGCGACCTGCGGGTGCCTGCGGATCAGCTTTGGGACCGGCGCTGGCGTGCGACGCCCCCAGAGGGGCTGCCGCAGGGCGCTGAATTGCGGGCCTTGGGGGCCGAGGGCCTTGCCCAATGCCCCGATTGGCGCCGCCTTGGGCGGCCCCGTGCTATGCTGTTGTCGACCCCGGCGATCTGGGAGGGCGCGCGCCTGCTTGCAGCGCCCCTTGCCGGGCTGGTCGAGAAATGGCATGTCCAGCGCGAAAGCGGCGCGGAATGCAACGAAACCGCGCCATTATCGCATTGA
- the tolB gene encoding Tol-Pal system beta propeller repeat protein TolB — MLTRLLGLLALCATAATFTLAPNASQAQPLRIVIDDPTIEPLPFAVPSFQPESGEAGQLAVDLARVVSEDLTGTGLFREIPASAYISTVSDFNAPVEYADWKAINAQALITGAVNVTGNSVNVKFRVYDVFSGEELLDSNGQGGLQFSGTVDGWRRMAHKVADAVYSRITGEGGYFDSRVVFVSETGPKDDRQKRLAVMDYDGANLKYLTDSGSIVLAPRFSPSGDRVLYTSYESGFPRIYVLDIGTVQRRALQSAEGSMAFAPRFSPSGQTVVYSLSQGGNTDIFSMDINSGQSVRLTNTPAIETAPSFSPDGSRIVFESDRSGSPQLYVMPATGGEATRISFGEGRYGTPVWSPRGDLVAFTKQNKGRFHIGVMRLDGSEERLLTASFLDEGPTWAPNGRVIMFARETQGAGGSSSLYSVDISGRNLKPVRTPEGGSDPSWSPLQQ, encoded by the coding sequence ATGCTGACTAGACTTCTGGGACTACTGGCGCTCTGCGCCACGGCGGCCACGTTCACCCTGGCCCCCAATGCGTCGCAGGCCCAACCGCTGCGCATCGTGATCGACGACCCGACGATTGAGCCTTTGCCCTTTGCCGTGCCCAGCTTTCAGCCTGAAAGCGGTGAGGCCGGGCAACTGGCCGTCGATCTGGCGCGCGTCGTCTCAGAAGACCTGACCGGCACGGGCCTTTTCCGCGAAATCCCGGCCAGCGCCTATATCTCGACCGTCAGCGACTTTAACGCGCCGGTGGAATATGCCGACTGGAAAGCGATCAACGCGCAGGCGCTGATCACCGGGGCGGTCAATGTCACCGGCAACAGCGTGAATGTGAAGTTCCGCGTCTACGATGTCTTCTCGGGCGAGGAATTGCTCGACAGCAACGGGCAGGGCGGTCTGCAATTCAGCGGCACCGTCGATGGCTGGCGCCGCATGGCGCATAAGGTGGCCGATGCGGTTTACAGCCGGATCACCGGCGAGGGCGGCTATTTCGACAGCCGTGTTGTCTTTGTTTCCGAAACCGGGCCGAAGGACGACCGCCAGAAGCGTTTGGCGGTAATGGACTACGACGGGGCCAACCTGAAGTACCTGACCGATTCAGGCTCCATCGTGCTTGCCCCGCGATTCTCTCCCAGCGGTGACCGGGTGCTCTACACCAGCTATGAAAGCGGTTTTCCGCGCATCTATGTGCTGGACATCGGCACCGTCCAACGCCGCGCGCTGCAAAGCGCCGAAGGCTCCATGGCCTTTGCGCCACGCTTCTCGCCCAGTGGTCAAACGGTTGTCTATTCGCTGAGCCAAGGCGGCAATACCGACATCTTTTCGATGGATATCAACAGCGGCCAGTCAGTGCGGCTGACCAATACCCCCGCCATTGAGACCGCGCCCAGCTTCTCTCCCGATGGCAGCAGGATCGTCTTTGAGAGCGACCGTTCCGGCAGTCCGCAGCTTTACGTCATGCCCGCCACAGGCGGAGAGGCGACGCGAATTTCCTTTGGCGAAGGGCGTTATGGCACGCCCGTTTGGTCGCCGCGCGGGGATTTGGTGGCTTTCACCAAGCAGAACAAGGGCCGTTTCCACATCGGCGTGATGCGTCTTGATGGCTCCGAAGAGCGCCTGCTGACCGCGTCCTTCCTTGATGAAGGTCCGACTTGGGCGCCCAATGGCCGGGTGATCATGTTCGCCCGCGAAACCCAAGGGGCGGGCGGGTCGTCCTCGCTCTATTCGGTCGATATTTCGGGGCGCAACCTCAAGCCGGTGCGCACGCCCGAAGGCGGCTCTGACCCCTCTTGGTCACCGCTGCAGCAGTAA